The Castor canadensis chromosome X, mCasCan1.hap1v2, whole genome shotgun sequence genome includes a region encoding these proteins:
- the Gspt2 gene encoding eukaryotic peptide chain release factor GTP-binding subunit ERF3B has product MDRGRSSSDSAPDCWDQVDMESLGSAPSGDGITSAVAEAQREHLSSAFSRQLNVNAKPFVPNVHAAEFVPFFLRGSAQPPTPLAGSASRDETCTDAGDPQGKRLGRGAPVEPPKDEPLVSCEGSNSAVSMELSEPVVENGEVDMVLEESWEHSKEVSEAEPGGCSLGDSGPPEETCQEMMEEKEEIRKSKSMIVPPGAPKKEHVNVVFIGHVDAGKSTIGGQIMFLTGMVDKRTLEKYEREAKEKNRETWYLSWALDTNQEERDKGKTVEVGRAYFETEKKHFTILDAPGHKSFVPNMIGGASQADLAVLVISARKGEFETGFEKGGQTREHAMLAKTAGVKHLIVLINKMDDPTVNWSSERYEECKEKLVPFLKKVGFSPKKDIHFMPCSGLTGANIKEQSDFCPWYTGLPFIPYLDSLPNFSRSVDGPIRLPIVDKYKDMGTVVLGKLESGSIFKGQQLVMMPNKHNVEVLGILSDDTETDFVAPGENLKIRLKGIEEEEILPGFILCDPSNLCHSGRTFDVQIVIIEHKSIICPGYNAVLHIHTCIEEVEITALISLVDKKSGEKSKTRPRFVKQDQVCIARLRTAGTICIETFKDFPQMGRFTLRDEGKTIAIGKVLKLVPEKD; this is encoded by the coding sequence ATGGATCGGGGGAGAAGCAGCAGCGATTCGGCACCCGACTGCTGGGACCAGGTGGACATGGAATCCCTGGGCTCAGCCCCAAGCGGGGATGGAATCACCTCTGCAGTAGCAGAGGCCCAGCGCGAGCATCTCAGCTCGGCCTTCAGCCGTCAGCTCAACGTCAACGCCAAACCCTTCGTGCCTAACGTACACGCCGCGGAGTTCGTGCCGTTCTTTCTGCGGGGCTCTGCGCAGCCGCCCACCCCCCTGGCTGGCTCCGCCAGCAGAGATGAAACCTGCACCGACGCGGGAGACCCTCAAGGTAAAAGGCTGGGACGGGGGGCACCTGTAGAACCTCCCAAAGATGAACCCTTAGTGTCGTGTGAAGGTTCCAATTCAGCTGTTAGTATGGAACTTTCAGAACCTGTTGTAGAAAATGGAGAGGTGGATATGGTCCTAGAAGAATCATGGGAGCACAGTAAAGAAGTAAGTGAAGCAGAGCCTGGGGGTTGTTCCTTGGGAGATTCAGGGCCTCCAGAAGAAACCTGCCAGGAAATgatggaggagaaagaggaaataagaaaatcaaaatctatgatcGTACCCCCAGGTGCTCCTAAGAAGGAACACGTAAATGTTGTGTTCATTGGGCATGTAGATGCCGGCAAGTCAACCATTGGAGGACAAATAATGTTTTTGACTGGAATGGTTGACAAACGAACACTTGAGAAATATGAAAGAGAAGCtaaggaaaagaacagagaaacttGGTATTTGTCCTGGGCCTTAGATACAAATCAGGAAGAACGAGACAAGGGTAAAACAGTAGAAGTGGGTCGTGCCTattttgaaacagaaaagaaacatttcacAATTTTAGATGCCCCTGGCCACAAGAGTTTTGTCCCAAATATGATTGGTGGTGCTTCTCAAGCTGATTTGGCTGTACTGGTAATATCTGCCAGGAAAGGAGAGTTTGAAACTGGATTTGAAAAAGGTGGACAAACAAGAGAACATGCGATGTTGGCAAAAACAGCAGGGGTAAAACACTTAATAGTGCTTATTAATAAGATGGATGACCCCACAGTAAATTGGAGCAGCGAGAGATATgaagaatgtaaagaaaaactGGTGCCCTTTTTGAAAAAAGTTGGCTTCAGTCCCAAAAAGGACATTCATTTTATGCCCTGCTCAGGACTGACTGGAGCAAATATTAAAGAACAATCAGATTTCTGTCCTTGGTACACTGGATTGCCATTTATTCCATATTTGGATAGTTTGCCAAACTTCAGTAGATCAGTTGATGGACCAATTAGGCTGCCAATTGTGGATAAGTACAAGGATATGGGTACTGTGGTCCTGGGAAAGCTGGAATCAGGATCCATTTTTAAAGGCCAACAGCTTGTGATGATGCCAAACAAGCACAATGTGGAAGTTCTTGGAATACTTTCTGATGATACTGAAACTGATTTTGTAGCCCCAGGTGAAAATCTCAAAATCAGACTGAAGGGAATTGAAGAAGAAGAGATTCTTCCAGGCTTCATACTTTGTGACCCTAGTAATCTTTGCCATTCTGGACGCACGTTTGATGTTCAGATAGTGATTATTGAGCACAAATCTATCATATGCCCAGGTTATAATGCGGTGCTGCacattcatacttgtatagaggAAGTTGAGATAACAGCCTTAATCTCTCTGGTAGACaaaaaatcaggagaaaaaaGTAAGACACGGCCCCGTTTTGTGAAACAAGATCAAGTGTGCATTGCCCGTTTAAGGACAGCAGGAACTATCTGCATCGAGACATTTAAAGATTTCCCTCAAATGGGTCGTTTTACTTTAAGAGATGAGGGTAAGACCATTGCAATTGGAAAAGTTCTGAAACTGGTCCCAGAGAAGGACTAA